ATCACAGGGAGAGGGTCTGGGAAATCAATTTTTAGGGCACATTCGAACTGTCGACGCCCTTGCTCATGTGGTACGGTGCTTTGATGATCCCAATGTTGCCCATGTTGACGGCTCGGTCGATCCTGTGCGGGATGTGGAGATAATCGAGACAGAATTGATTATAAAAGATCTGGAAACTGTTGAGCGGGCTTATGAAAAAATCGAAAAAGCCGCAAAAACCGGTGATAAAGAGGCAAAAACGCGGGTAGGGACATTGAAAAAAGCGATCTCCCTTCTCGAACAGGGAACCGCAATCAGGGATGGTTCCTTTGAAACGAATGAACGGGGGGTGATAGGGGAACTAAGCCTTCTTACCTCCAAACCGGAACTGTATATTGCCAACGTCGATGAAGAGGGTATTGAAGAGGGTACCGAATACAGCAAAGCCCTGGAAAATTATGCCGCACAAAAAGGGCTTGCGGTTATAACCCTCTGCGGCAAAATCGAAGCAGAGCTTACAGAGCTTCCAGAAGAAGAACAGAAAGAATTTCTCGAAAGCCTCGGCTTAGTCGAGCCAGGTCTTAATGTATTGGTGCGGGCACTCTATTCCCTTTTAGGTCTTCAGACATTTTATACCCTGAATGAAAATGAAAATCATGCCTGGACTTTCACCAGAGGTACCACTGCTCCGCAAGCTGCCGGCAAAATCCACTCCGATTTTGAAAAAGGATTTATCCGGGCGGAGGTGTATCGTCTCGAAGATCTTGAGCAGCACGGCAGCCTGAACGCAATACGTTCTGCAGGAAAACTTCGCTCAGAAGGACATGATTATGTCGTTGGGGATGGTGACATTCTGTATTTTAAATTTAATGTCTAACAATCAACCCGGAAAAGAGCATGAAAAATAAGTGGACCTACGCATATCGATGGTTTATGTGGAATATCGTATCATTTCCATTGGTGGAATGGCTGAAAATCAACTACAATCTCTCAATGGCTC
This sequence is a window from Chitinivibrionales bacterium. Protein-coding genes within it:
- the ychF gene encoding redox-regulated ATPase YchF; protein product: MPLSIGIIGLPNVGKSTIFNALCSGKAAIENYPFCTIEPNQGVVAVPDARLARLSSLSPAGKVVPAFLQLFDIAGLVKNASQGEGLGNQFLGHIRTVDALAHVVRCFDDPNVAHVDGSVDPVRDVEIIETELIIKDLETVERAYEKIEKAAKTGDKEAKTRVGTLKKAISLLEQGTAIRDGSFETNERGVIGELSLLTSKPELYIANVDEEGIEEGTEYSKALENYAAQKGLAVITLCGKIEAELTELPEEEQKEFLESLGLVEPGLNVLVRALYSLLGLQTFYTLNENENHAWTFTRGTTAPQAAGKIHSDFEKGFIRAEVYRLEDLEQHGSLNAIRSAGKLRSEGHDYVVGDGDILYFKFNV